A region of the Artemia franciscana unplaced genomic scaffold, ASM3288406v1 PGA_scaffold_324, whole genome shotgun sequence genome:
TAATATGACTaggaagtcatagaatcttaacataaatcataccatcagattcagcttatcagaaaaccctgttgcagaagtttcaagcgcatatctacaaaaatttggaatttcgtactttttgccagaagggaGATcccgatgcgtgtttatttgttgttgttttttccccaggggtgatcgtatcaacccagtggtcctagaatcttgcgagaagactcattctaacgaaaatgaaaaagttctagtaccctttttaagtgaccaaaaaactggagggcacctaggccacctcccacgctaaatattttcccaaagtcaacggataaaaattctgatatagccattttattcccttcccatgaagggagcgcaggattttctagcattattaaaaaaaaacaatgaaaaaataaataggaaaagttttttcaacaagaattaacgagcagcattaaaacttaaaaagagcagaaattatcATACATATGAGGGGCACATCTCCTccaaatatctcgctctttacgctaaagtatttttagtaatttcaactatttattctacggcttttatgattcaggggtcattcttaatgaattgggacaatatttaatctttagtgtaaagagcgaggtactgacgaggacttggacccctcatatatgcaataaaaaccagagattacaaaagtttgttacgtaagctaatttattaagttacgtttatcttttactaatataaacattcgtaaaaaactaaatgttctagttgcctttttaagtagccaaaaaatcgcagggcaactaggcttcctccgccgttcctttttttctcaaaatcattcaatcaaaactatgagaaagccatttagtcaaaaaatgatcaacttgcaaatttcgttttaatcattcctctgcggagagccaaaatcaaaacatgcattgattcaaaaacgttcagaaagtaaataaataaaaaaaaacaagttttttgtagctgaaagaaaggagtgacattaaaacttaaaacgaacagaaattacttcgtatttgaaagggactgcttcctcatcaacgcccctctctttacgctaaagttttttactgttttaaaaaggagagttgagagaaagagtcaaagtttagcgtagagagcgtggcgttgatgaggaagcagcccctttcatatatgaattaatttctgttcgttttaagtttaatgtcactccttactttcagctaaaaagaaacttgggtaaaattctagtccattgacttcttgctatcttggaaagttgttgggctagagaattgaaactttcagggatgtttctacaggctaaagtataccCCGTgaagttattttgagatccCTTACTATACCCCTTCCCTCCTCCTCTATGTAGTGCAgatttttgtgcattacagcttatattctggtcaaatttgatcctatattactattaaaagtgtaaatccttccttactatggaaaaattcaacttttcactgttttttaagctactatattccataattagttCACCagtattgaaaaacaattattaccttttatggtatagttcaAAATGGAATGTAGGTATTTAAACATACCCCCTGTTTGAATTGTCTTATCTTTAAATGGCTTTTCACGGGGGTAACACTGATAAGACattgaacttttaaggggtttctcactcaaaacTATGATTCGTTGCTACAATTGGGTAAGGTTTATGTTATAGGCCTATGTGTGTtaataacatttattttgtaaatcataACGGCATAGAGAAAgtcaatttcttcaagaaggtccaataatgattcttagaaacctgaagagaggcgaaacagaaatttagtgggaaaaataagcacaagtcctaaatacgtgattgacataaccgtaacggatacgctctctttgggggagttttttttggaggggggggttaatttgaaaaaaatagaaagatgtatttgtaacttacgaatgggcgataagatcttaatgaagtttgatatttagaaggatcttgtgcttcagagctcttattttaaatcccaaccagatccagtgacattgaggggagttggatggggaaaccggaaatcttggaagacatgaaaattgaggtatctttatcttgcaAATGGGtggttggatcttaatgaaacttgatatatagaaagatcttatgtctgagATGCTTAATATAGATGcttatacagaaattactctgtatatgaaaggggtttttcctcctcaactccccgctttttacgctaaagtttgacactttctgttaactttactttttaaaacagtaaaaaactttagtgtaaagagcggggttttGAGTAGGAAAAGGCCCtgtcatgtacggagtaatttctgttcattttaagttttaatgctgctccttactttcagttaaaaacaattgttttcttttatttaatttataccatagttttataaatatatatttaaaattatcaaaataaaccaaaaataagcccttaataaacattaattacaaCACAACTATCCAGAAAATAAGTTttacaaaggaaagtaaagaaccatattaaacttaagacaagcTTCAACAATTCCTATAATATTTAAAGCTCAATGTTTTGTGAGAAACCAGGAAAGGAAAGTAGCCtatataattaatgaaaaaaatcaaatggttGAGAAAACGagaattttgtcagccagtagcaaaatatgaagacgaaaatcaagcaaatatttcgacaaggacctctgaataatggaagtgttttcaaacaaaatgaagtggTGAGGGTTATTGTGCACGTGTTGGGCCAAGGCAGAATCAAAATTCTCGGGCCTTTGGTGCAAACTATGACTTCGTTGATTGAATATTTGTGTTTCAACAATCCCTTCTCCCAATTAATGGCGTTTTACCaatatagaagatttagaaatgtTACACACCCCTTAAGATTTGAAAACTggtatttttcacatttctaaATCTCTTCCATAGGGTGGTATCCAGGAAATTTCCAAGGGGGAAGggtattaaagattttttgagGAATCTTTATCAAACATAAACTATGAAACGCAGGAAAGACTTGTTTATATTCGtttcgttacgtttttacgagtcgaagaAAGGTTTCGGACGGGGGGGTACATACCCTTTAGCCCTCCTGGATATGGCTTGTTTTTTCCTAGCCTATTTGAATTTAAGGGgaaaaaattgtattaattttCTCACAACCTCCCACATATTTACATTCTCGTTAAAACAAACAGTCTTCGCAATATTTGAACTCCACATTAATTACTCTTTTAAATACCGGATGACACATGGAAAAGTAATTACGAGTGACATAACAATTCCCCCGGAAGCCGGAAAAGCTTTCCGGGAtctgaaaggagcttttgatgaagttataaggtattttagcattcttatttttaatatatttgtgagaaatttttgaaaaatttaacgttacttctttgtttttacttgaatAATCCGTTtttatgaaacttgatattaaccaagtgacatatagcgatcacaaattctgttgtTTCGTCGATCGCGCTCAATAATGATTCTTACAAACCTGAAGAAAGGCGAAACAGAAATCTGAGACCAGTGGTGTCAATTACTGGAGGGACAAGGGAGCCACCCCATACTCCCCCTCTagattttttatgtattttcattgaaaatgcctttatttgtgttttctttgaaaaagaacgacaaattcccccccccccctccccgctatattttcaaaacacattttaCACCTCCTAAATTGCGTTATTTGACACTGTCTTAGATGGGATCTCTCAAATCAACAAACACAAAGAAGACTTATGAACAACTATGCAGCATCTGCGTCTATTGCAAAATGCAGAAGTTAGAAACTACCCAGATTAATAAGGTCGACGTAGGCTGGCTGATTCACAAGTATTAATTATTTCAAGATGTATTGTCTCTTCAAGACAACTTGGAagactattgaatttttttattgcctTTGTCTCCCTCCCTTTCTTCATTGACTACCCCGATATTACcccatattttgtttattattaccccGAAATTATGGGGGATAAATAGATAACGACCATATCAATGTCTATCTCATCGTCTATTATTTTGTCTACCATCGCTATAGTTTCTTTGATAGAAGCACATTTCTTGGAATCCATCTGCGAAACAGAAGTTATCGCCTGCTACAAAGCACGTGGAAAATTTCTAGGTCTGCGAAACTCCCCAATTTACCAGTTGGGAACACGAAAACGTTATGTACACCTCCTATCTCCTGTCATTATGCTCGAATCAATTGGTGCCCTTGGTCAAGTGCcaccccccaagatttttctctagatcTGCCCCTGTGCAGTACCTATTAGATATATCACTGCTTTTGCTATAGTCACTACTTCTGCTTGAAACAATTAGTCTAATTAAGCTAACTATATTCTTATAGGAAATTACAAAAGCAGCTTCCACTTTATTATCTACTTTGGATGCATCTATGGATCTATCTACACTGTCCAAATAATACCTTTCTTTTGTCATCTTAAATTACTGATCATAATCTAAATTATCCCACTTTTCAAATTCAgtattgcaatggtaaagaatggattCCCAATGAGCAATAGGTAGCCTACATATTAGGTATCCTTAGCATTGTTGTCAACTGGCATTCCATTTGAAGCTGTTCCGTTATCTTCTTCTTCCTCactatacctttttttatttcctttcaaaCTATTATCTTCCCTCTTTTAGCGTTTCTGATTTAACTGGATTCGACAGGTCACCTTTGCATGTGTTTAGTAAAAACTTTAATGATGCTATGTCTTCCCCGCTGCCTAGCTTTCTAATTCCACTTTctgtttcaaaaaaattctgCGGAGTTGTTTTTCTAGTTCCAAAAGCTGTCTTTTAAGCAATATATTGAATGGTTTCTAGCTCCTCTAACGGCGACTTAGACGCCGCCTTATAGATTGTTCCTCCGTATTCCAATTttatacttatatattttacgTAAAATTCCATCAAACAATTTGTTcaccatttaaaaaaaggaaaagacaagAGTACTTTTTTCATCACCTGATTACAATTGCTTTTGTTTTCTGGACAAAAAACTTCACACAATTTTCCTTGGTCCATGTTTCaaataactttattttcatCTGGACCGCTTGTTGCCCCTCCTCAGAGCTATCACATACTTTCCAAATTCCACTATCATCACCAACAATTCCAGTTCTGAACTATTCGGTATCCACTCGTAGGCCTATATCAAATTcgtttatattttgatattctGGCATCAATAGAAAACCTCGTGGAACGCCATGTTTCCTCAATACCTTTCTTTACGAATATGCTTTATCTactttaatcttttcttcctCCTTATATCATTTTGAGCCattctaaataaaaagattccaaaattttcaaatgttgAAGGCATAAATTAAGTATTTTGGGTTTTATGATTTCCGCGGAATATGTTTTGTTCAATTGGATGGGGTATAGATAGAGGCAATTGTACAAACAGAGAGATAACTTTTGTAAATAAGTTATGAAGGGAACTTATAGCACTCAGAAGAGGCCTAAATTTCATTATCTCTGACTGGTTTATGGCTTATTTGAAATACACAAAGGAAAAGTTTTGCCGCTTTGAATTGTTATAAAATATTTCTTCGACCGCTTTACCCTTTTGGGGTAGttcgaaaaataaacttaatgagAACAATTGatcttagaaaaaattgatCTTACCGTTTCTTAGGTTCaagatttgtcatttttaataatttgataaaaaaaaacacttcatgAGTAAGTACAAAGGGCCATAAGAACCATCATAGGGaagaaattactaagaaaaagattatttttccccTAACTAAACAGATTTTTCTTATAAACGCCGTTCCTATGAGcttatcaaaacattttttctaaataaaatacaaaaataaccatTTTATAAAATGAGGGATTAAGATTTAGATATTCAAATACGTCTACAGGGTGACTTCAGTCCTCTAGACCACCAAAAATTACGCTGATTTTCAATCCGATTTTAATTAATCTTATGATCAATAAACCAATACActagttcaaaaatttttatcaaaggaCTATTGTTCATATCTgcagaaaaacaacaaatattgctgaatattattattttggcGTCATTCCAAGGTTCGACATTCCACAGTTTTTGCTCTTAAAtagaaaagctgaaaaatatacACGATTTTCGTTCCCAATAATAAACcctatttcaatgaaaaaacaagctgGAAgactaaaatacttttttcaacaaaagaaatatttcaaagaaaagtagacccatcttaaaacctaaaatgagctaaaaaaaagtcacaTGATACATCAAACATAAAACGAATGTAAATTGCTATAACTGAATTAAGAGACGCTTTAAACAAGCAGGAGTGAAAATGATCAATCACTTCAATCATTACTATTGCAAATACTGATATTTATAAATACCCAGAATcaagaacgaaaaaaaactaaatgaaattaaaagcaAACTAGTCAGAAGATCACtataaaagtaatatttttgctACTGATGGTACTAGACAGTATTATTTGTCATGGCTGAAGTGCGGTGTTATTTTCTCCTGGTTTAGTGTAAAATTTAAATCTAGTCAGATGCAAAAATACCCACCACTAAACAATTATTGCTTATGTTATCCCAAAGGAATTGCCAGCTAAAGTGTCAGCGGTACAAAGGACCTGTTGTCTTTTGTTCGATTTAAGAGGCTCTTTGATGGatatgaaaatcaaaataatgaaaGGATGAATTGATGaaagaaaattgttcaatttATTACTatacaatcattttttttcaattcttaagacaaaacattttttacagAGCCTGAAATTGGAACTTCGCCAAGTTACAACCACTGTATAGACGGATGGAGCCTAGTTTGCAGCAGCGAAAGTGACTGTAGCTGTTTTCGATACTTAGTTAGTTATTCACCTTTTGATGTTGCTGTAGAATTTTGTGAGGCTCTCGGGGGAAACCTCCCATCCTTCCATTCAGaagacaaaaacaattttatctaTGTGTTTCAAGACGACTTAAGCCGTGGTGCTTGGATTGGCCTTAAGAGGAAAAACATCACGTTTGAATGGATGGACGGAAGCATGTTAGACTTCACAAGCTGGAATGATGGCTCACCTTCATACAACACCCCTAACAAGGATTGTGTTCATTTTGTTGGGTTTGAAGATGAAGGATTTACAACACAATTCAGATGGCAAGACAGTCCATGTTCTGAGCTGCGTCCAATATTATGTGAGATGCCAATTTTAATGGCATCATTACACAATCACTAACCTTCACAAAAATTCAAGATAGAACAGCCACTCTTGAAAAAAACTGCAACCTCTAtggattttatttctgaaccTTTCCATAAGATTAtaccataaaaatgaaaaaaataaaaactatgttGTTAAGTTCAGTACTTTCAGTGTGTTTATCAGAATATTGTTCAGTTTCAAGCAAATATCGGTATTGCAAATTATGAAtaaatttggtttaatttaaaatCCCTGATCTCTGAACATCTTTCCACCTAGACTTAAATTTATTCTCCTTTTCTAGTTTAGTCTTATAATACAAATCAAGTAAAAGCGAAAGAACTACAACTTACGACCCAGCAACCCACACTGAAATGCACACAAGCAAAATAGGGTTTTACAGTAAATTGCACAAAGGACGtatcaattttctaatttctttggCCTTTAAAATCGTTTCAAATTCACTTTTTGCATACTTGtatggattttatttttgcaatttatcattttttctttttattgatactGATTTTCAGtataagatatgaaaaaaattcagaaaatgatTTTCGAATGATTGAAAATAGATTACGTCCTTAGACCCAACTCTACTTGAGATTCTCAAGGTGGATAGAGTGATTATTTCAAATTCCATTGGGAGAGAAAGTATATTCCCAAGGTGGAAAGagtcaatattttcaaattccaTTTGGAGAGAAGGGAATGTTTGAGTTTAATTAGACTTCTACCAGGACATTAAACATAACATGAAGTAATAATCAAGCTGTTTATGTCAAGATTTCACCAAGGTATTTTAAGATTATTTCAGAGTAACTGCCTGTGTTCTAGTGGTCAATGATCGTGATCTCAGCCTTGAATTGtctttgaaattagaaaagaaaaatgcttAGACTCTACGGTGCATTCCCAGCATCAAGGAGAACTAAATACAGCTAGGCTAtagtttaaatttcaaaaattcaagtatttgaaaattctaaCTAGTACCTCTTTTAACTTAACTTCGAGATTTTTCAAGTAGTTCCAAGGCATATTACTGTCTATAAGAGGTaacaattgaataaaaaaaaatgaacctaTGATACACCTGAATATCAGATTATTGATAAGAAAGCTGTAGCTTTGTTTCAAAGCTAAAGAATCAAATTACTTTCTTTTGATTCACCTTTGTGACCTAACTTTTAGTTATTAAACCACACCATGAATATTAAAGAATAGCGAAAATATCTTTACTACTAAAGATTTTTGGGACACATCAGTTACACACCTTTCTTTTTGACTCCGCCTCCCTTGATATTTATGCTATGATAGCAACTGAAAGTACTGCTAGGACACAAAGGTAAACTTCCGTTTTTCACACGATGTGATGTGTCCGGCTTCTAAGCCAGATTATcacaactttttaatatttatgctgTGTCTCCAATTCTTGAGCATAACTAAACCATACAAACCATTATTTTTAGACAAGAACAGTTAAAAATAGTCAAGGGAACAAAGCAAACTGGCAAAGACAACTCAAATCAAAAAACGAAAAGTAAAACTGAACGTGGAATACTGTCATCCACAATCATTGTatctaaaagaaatattattttgaaacggTTATCTGATTTAATTCACAAGTGAAGTCATAgaaaatagatatattaaaataataatacaataagTGCGGTTTCTCAGTCTTCTGAATTAAATTTGGCAGAAAGTTATATTTCTTTACTGTATGTACCTGGTCTAGGTGAAAAACTGAAACGGATTTTACGCAAATACAATATTGATACatgattttaataaattagacCATTAAGCAGTTTTGAAACTTAGGGAACGATTTGAATCGTAGTAATTTTAGTAGTAGTGCATATAGTATTCTTTGCTCGtgttgaaaattttacattggcaaAATCACCAACAGTTAGTTGAGCGATCTATGGAGCAtcttatttcaataaataaagctctaaaatttaacaaacctcctgaaatttctttattcaaccccaacagaatttttttttatcaccctGATTATTGTACACATTTTGACGATGACATGACCAATATTAACGATAGAGGATTTATACACTGGGTTAGGGAGGCaattgaaataaagaaaaaatttattcctGCTAATGTTTCAGTAATTAGAGATACAGGTAATTTAAATACTGACCCGATACAAGGCATTCTCCTTGCAAGTTAAATAATAGCCAATGAGGGTAATAAAGTTTTACAAAATCACCAGAGGACTAGATTAAATACAAGACCTAGAAGAATCGCTGTTGTAGTAGCAGACTATATGATTATTTCGTAACTTAATAGATAATactatgttcattttattttgccCAGTCgctttagttttttcattgagAAAAATCTATTAAGCTTCTCTGGCGCTTAATCACTGTAGCAACAATTTGTTGTTTTACTTCttgattttggattttatttgattatagTTTACTTTAGTTCTCGGTTTTTGCTTTCTTAGCATAGAAGACGCCTTTTTGCATATAAGCGTTgctttagttttgtcttttccTTCTACTGGCCGTAGTTCTGTGTGGAAATCAGTACCTCATAATTCAGATTATACGAACATGTGAAGTGTCATGCAGAATCCCCTGGAAACAAGCAAAAGGAGCAAGTATATAGCTcgagaaaattaatttttcaacttgACTCTGCAAGAGGGAATTTTTGAGCTATAATATtccaatatatttcttttttctgtttttgttttaattatttgataCATCCAGGTTAACTGCTCAATTAAAGTGCGAGAAACACTGTCAAGGAAACATGACTGAAGAACTTGAACAGAAACTTGAAAGAAATCAGAAACACACGTACAGAATTTTCAAACAAGAAAAACTCTAACCTAAACTTAGAAACAAGAAACAAGTTTGACAAAATGTCATTTGACAAAAAGATCATTGGTTATCCACGGTTTATCAGTGTCACCCACAGTAATCACTTTTACAGGGAAACAAGTCTGAAACTGCTCCTGAAGCTGAGTATTCAGCTTATTGACTTCGATATTAACATCCTGTTCAGAGCAAATGTCCTCAAACTGATAATTACCGATCCAGCGAGCGAATTTAGATATCGAGTCCTCATTAAGTGGTCGCACTGTATATTTGACTCGTTTTGGCTTCGGAATTGCCGAACTAGCTTCCCAGAAGATGTAAAGTGATCAGAAT
Encoded here:
- the LOC136041691 gene encoding macrophage mannose receptor 1-like; this encodes MPIIGTGSSRTTYSSAETTEPEIGTSPSYNHCIDGWSLVCSSESDCSCFRYLVSYSPFDVAVEFCEALGGNLPSFHSEDKNNFIYVFQDDLSRGAWIGLKRKNITFEWMDGSMLDFTSWNDGSPSYNTPNKDCVHFVGFEDEGFTTQFRWQDSPCSELRPILCEMPILMASLHNH